GCGCTCGCAGTGTTTGTTGACTTGCAAGGTCACATCATTGATTTTGATCTGTTTGCCCAGCCATTTGTCTTCCGCGAACGGCTCATCATCCTCCAGGACAACGACCAAATTCCCCCGAAAGCGTCGTGGATCTACCTGTTCTGCGTCAATCTGCCGCGCGATCTCTTTAAGAGATGCATCCGTGACCAGCAGAATGTGGTCTTCCCAGTTCACACCGCCTTCTTGCGGACTACTAATCATAGGCGTAATAGAGCGCTTTGCCGTCTCTGCGACATGAGCAAATAAAGCATCATCCCACGTATGTACACTGCCATCTCGGGCTTCAATCCGAATCGGCGGGTACGCTTCTTTTCCTGTCCCTTCGCTCATGCTGGCATGATACCCGATAAGAGCGGGCACAACATCCGCACTGAGATACTTACCTTGACGAGCATTATCCCAAAAATAATAGGCACGGTCTCCATACAAGCCAAATTCATCGACCGTACTTGATGATAGCTCTTCCCCTCGCATTCCTTTGACAGGATGACGGAAAATGGTCTGCAGTGTTCCTACTTTTTTCATTTGGTTCCCCTCCCCAACGCTTTCTCTATCCGGATATAAACGAATTGCGAACCCGCCCCCAAAACGTCAGTCGCTTGTAACGAGCGAATTTCACTTTGTCAGATCCCACTCGGCAACGAATGGAACACACATCTTTCCATACTGCCTGCTCACGGTCCAAGCCGATCATAATCTCAGGATTCATGACGATCAGCTCTACTTCATGATGCTTCGGCAATACGAGCGAGCTGTTGATCGTCCGATACGCTTGGTTATTGATCGAAGCAATCTCGGACAATTGAATTGCCTCAATGGACGGATGAACAATCGCTCCATCCACCGCCTTGTTGTAGGCTGTACTTCCTGACGGTGATGAAACGATCAAGCCGTCACCTCGAAACGTCTCCAGCTCATCGCCATTTATATAGACGCATGACACCAAGGTAGACAGATTCGCGTTACGCAAAACCATTTCATTCAACGCCCACTTTTCATACTGCTTTCCATCTCTGGTACTGATCCTGCATTGGACCGTCGGGTATTCCGCAATCAGAGGCTCATCGTTCATCAGACGCTCAACGAATTCGTCCAGCTCCTCGGGACGCCAGTCCGCATAGAAGCCAAGATGTCCCGTATGAATCCCCACATAAGACGGCTCGATCCCATATTGATGGACGGCCTCCAAAAGTGTCCCGTCTCCCCCGATGGACAGCACCATATCCGGTTGCTCACTTGGTCCCTTTACAAAGGTAAACGGGCTATTGGCTGCATGCAGCTTTTCTTTTAATGCTTGTTCCACTTCTCGTGTATAATCGTCATTTCGCAGTACAGTCGCAATCTTCATGCTGGTCTGCCCTCACTTTTATCCTTACAAGCGGTCATGTACGCTCTGTTGTTTGTCTTCACTATACCATAGGAAAAATCGACTTGCATAAAATCCCACTTGTCACCAGCGGTCACTCTGAAAAGACTGCTTGCGAAATTGAGATAAACGCCTCTCTGTAGCTGGTGATATTTCCTCAGGAAGCTCATCCCAAGCAAAAAAGCGCATTTCCGCTACTTCTTTGTCATCCTTATGCAATTCTTGGCCAGGTGTGAGGTCGACATGATACAAGGCAATGTGGTCTCGTTTCCCTTCCCGCTCACTGTAAAAAAGATGGCAGAGGGTAAGTCCGTCTGCTCGTATTCCGCACTCCTCCCACAACTCCCTGCTAGCAGCTTCTCCAAACGACTCTCCTCGCTCTACCCCTCCTCCCGGCAAATACCAGCCATGGACATACGTATGCCGAATTAACAAGACTCCCTTT
This genomic stretch from Brevibacillus sp. DP1.3A harbors:
- a CDS encoding MOSC domain-containing protein, with the protein product MKKVGTLQTIFRHPVKGMRGEELSSSTVDEFGLYGDRAYYFWDNARQGKYLSADVVPALIGYHASMSEGTGKEAYPPIRIEARDGSVHTWDDALFAHVAETAKRSITPMISSPQEGGVNWEDHILLVTDASLKEIARQIDAEQVDPRRFRGNLVVVLEDDEPFAEDKWLGKQIKINDVTLQVNKHCERCVYVNIDPDTLAMTPAVLKACVKRHNSHFGVYASVVTTGSVSQGDDVFLVEIGSDGE
- a CDS encoding NUDIX domain-containing protein yields the protein MAWYHAVAKWYWKIRKPLTLGVRVIVTDEEKGVLLIRHTYVHGWYLPGGGVERGESFGEAASRELWEECGIRADGLTLCHLFYSEREGKRDHIALYHVDLTPGQELHKDDKEVAEMRFFAWDELPEEISPATERRLSQFRKQSFQSDRW
- a CDS encoding NAD kinase, with the protein product MKIATVLRNDDYTREVEQALKEKLHAANSPFTFVKGPSEQPDMVLSIGGDGTLLEAVHQYGIEPSYVGIHTGHLGFYADWRPEELDEFVERLMNDEPLIAEYPTVQCRISTRDGKQYEKWALNEMVLRNANLSTLVSCVYINGDELETFRGDGLIVSSPSGSTAYNKAVDGAIVHPSIEAIQLSEIASINNQAYRTINSSLVLPKHHEVELIVMNPEIMIGLDREQAVWKDVCSIRCRVGSDKVKFARYKRLTFWGRVRNSFISG